Genomic window (Clostridia bacterium):
GTTATCGTCACCTTTGTAGATGTAACTATCCACATATTTCTTGCCGAGTTTAGCCTTCTTTTCAGCACGGATACGCTCTATAAGAACGCTCGCGGGCTCGTCGTTCGGATCTTGTGGAACGAGTTTGCCCTGAATAGCGTATTGCAAAATAGATTTCTTGAGTTTGCCGTAAATATCATCGTCCAACTTGGTTGCCTGCTGTTCGAGATTATCGTATTCTGCAATCAGCGGTTCAAACTTTTCTATCTCCGCTACAATACGCACTTGCTCGGCAAGAGGTGGAATTGGTAGAATAAGTTGAAGCAACCGTTCTTTCCCCAAATTATAAAAAGCTTGTCCTGATTTCTTTGTAATTGCTTTAAGCTGTTTATTAAAATAGCTGCTTTGAAGAGCGTAAAGTAGGTATTTTGACAACTCATCAATTTGACAGTATGGACGAAGTATAAAAACAAAGCCACCGGCGGTAACATTATTGTATGTTTGTTCAACACGAGCAATTTTACCAATATTTTCAATGCTTGTTACGGCAGGAGTAATCAAATCGTTCCGCCATAGCAATATAGAATCCGGAACTAAATTATTATCAAGAAAAATATCATTGTCGAAAAAGTGATATGAGCCATTTAGTATATTGCCTCCTCGCAGAACTCTTACCAATTTTTGATTAGTGGTAGCAGACTCTTTTTTGAAGGATGCACCTGTCTGTATATTAAGCAATGTGCTGATTTTTGCGAATTCCCAACCTTCTGGCAAATCAAATTCACTGACTTCATCATCGATACAAACGGGAGAATTATTGCCTACCTTCTCATAATGGCGATTATCATCACCCTTGAAGATGACAGAATCGTTCTTATCTTTTTTGATTTTACCTTCTTTTATCAGCCGCTGCTTTTCGGCGCGGATGCGTTCGAGCAATACGGACGCGGGCTCGTCATTCGGATCTTGCGGAACAAGTTTGCCCTGAATGGCTAATTGAAGGATAGATTTTCTCAATTGTTCGGCTTTCATTCTTTATTCCCCAAAAGCGTCATGATTTCGGTAAGCACTCGGTCAATGTCCGCATCCAAACTTGCGCGTTTTTCACGATATTGTTGAATCAAATCCTGTGGGGCAAGGATTTCTTCCTCTTCGTGTGGGAACCCGCAAAGGTCGATATTGTAACCGAGCGCAGCAATCTCTTCAACCGTATATTTTTTTGCCTTCGGAGCATCATCAACAATAATTTCTTCGCGATTATTCCACCATTCTATGGCGGGATTAAAGTGCTCAAGCTTCATGGGTTTTGTCTTAGAGAAATGCTTGTAGCCTTCGGGCATATCCAAACGATAAAACCAAGTTTCTTTGGTAGGGTGGACCTTATCAAAGAAGAGGATATTTGTTGTGATAGAAGTGTACGGAGCAAAAACGCTGCCCGGCATACGAATTATCGTATGCAAATTAAACTCGGAGAAAAGTTTCTTTTTAATTGATACTTTTGCATTGTCTGTACCAAACAAGAAGCCGTCAGGCAATATAACGGCGGCTCTTCCGTTATCTTTCAAACGATACATAATGACCGACATAAAAAGATCGGCTGTTTCGCTACTCGCCAAATCGGACGGGAAATGATTTTTCACGTCTGCCTTTTCGTTTCCGCCATAAGGTGGATTCATTAGAACAACTTCAAATTTGTCTTTTTCGGTATAATCCAGCACATTATGCAATAACGAATTGCCGTAATAAATACGCGGCGTATCCACGTCATGCAACAACATATTGGTTACACACAGAATATACGGAAACTGCTTTTTCTCCATGCCGTAAATGGAATTGTAAATTTTTTCAACGTCGTCGGTA
Coding sequences:
- a CDS encoding restriction endonuclease subunit S, whose protein sequence is MKAEQLRKSILQLAIQGKLVPQDPNDEPASVLLERIRAEKQRLIKEGKIKKDKNDSVIFKGDDNRHYEKVGNNSPVCIDDEVSEFDLPEGWEFAKISTLLNIQTGASFKKESATTNQKLVRVLRGGNILNGSYHFFDNDIFLDNNLVPDSILLWRNDLITPAVTSIENIGKIARVEQTYNNVTAGGFVFILRPYCQIDELSKYLLYALQSSYFNKQLKAITKKSGQAFYNLGKERLLQLILPIPPLAEQVRIVAEIEKFEPLIAEYDNLEQQATKLDDDIYGKLKKSILQYAIQGKLVPQDPNDEPASVLIERIRAEKKAKLGKKYVDSYIYKGDDN
- a CDS encoding class I SAM-dependent DNA methyltransferase, which translates into the protein MSNISGFIKRLRDIMRNDAGINGDAQRIEQIAWLLFLKVYDTKEQDWEFEDEKYLSIIPEPCRWRNWAHEEGGKGMTGDALLNFVNNTLFPVLKGKDIKDPNGNVLINGVQVDPSTPIKKAIVKTTFEDANTYMKDGVLLRQVINVIDDIDLTDYEESHAFGEIYETILRELQSAGSSGEFYTPRAVTDFMAKMINPQIGEHCADFACGTGGFLISWLKELETKKKSTDDVEKIYNSIYGMEKKQFPYILCVTNMLLHDVDTPRIYYGNSLLHNVLDYTEKDKFEVVLMNPPYGGNEKADVKNHFPSDLASSETADLFMSVIMYRLKDNGRAAVILPDGFLFGTDNAKVSIKKKLFSEFNLHTIIRMPGSVFAPYTSITTNILFFDKVHPTKETWFYRLDMPEGYKHFSKTKPMKLEHFNPAIEWWNNREEIIVDDAPKAKKYTVEEIAALGYNIDLCGFPHEEEEILAPQDLIQQYREKRASLDADIDRVLTEIMTLLGNKE